One Acyrthosiphon pisum isolate AL4f unplaced genomic scaffold, pea_aphid_22Mar2018_4r6ur Scaffold_21109;HRSCAF=23054, whole genome shotgun sequence DNA window includes the following coding sequences:
- the LOC103310860 gene encoding zinc finger MYM-type protein 1-like: MDKKNSDDGDVSEKLLATSEVTTDLPSINNQEINLQTRYENIENSGNGFEFLENISIINNIDDSVPTILNEYQLDTHSDELESLSNSFKWKNDPTIFSKIARYTPEMINMLLKLGPCQPKAKDLPNSQFPKVGNRCFHEAWYYRKLPDGTMMHRDWLTYSPDINRVFCLHCMLFGKKSKKAWVSDGFCKFQNGSISLMGHETTDAHVEASLKVKMRELTLPLIPSIVEEKKKQVALNREIVGQLIEITKYLGYHSLAFRGHREQWSNINKGNFKDLVELMAKYSPALSIHISNLQISGRKELSFISWQRQNLLINALAQEILVIIKFEIQNAKFFSISIDSTFDISKREQVSFVIRYTKEEKVFERLISIKESIFTTGQALFDLFIKVMEYYHLDWKTFLVGQSYDGAASMQGKYNGLQTKIKEVNPQAIFIWCHAHRLDLIITSTVGSCPKAVDLFGNMEKLFTFISGSKKRVSMYRDKQKKLYPNARVKALKKVETTRWMSQAYALTTVLETLDSILETLEDIKSFKGQVDFKTGAECTGLLCFLQSFNFLLTAHIFKRVFDFIEPVSRALQAHNIDILMAIELIKKTEKNIKYLRSSEMFFDIYESVRKFAKDNNFEFELTLPTRRLRRVPRQPSELSNDEQINDHVMAYKVNTYFVIIDKVSSELHKSNMKNKSIPVDAFSSICNNYNKILNKEDIVREYEQLIKSNINLISLDKDVSVVLNALSDESDSSSSNYSVVENESIDDSQSILKTYQIFINKGLLNIFPNLFSVLKIGVTLPISSASPERTFSKLKLIKTRLRSTMIQDRLEDLMIISCESNIKTDTDKIIDNFAMRSSVLTKALTY, from the exons atggataaaaaaaacagtgatgATGGGGATGTATCAGAAAAGTTATTGGCCACTTCTGAAGTTACTACTGATTTACCATCAATAAAC AATCAAGAAATCAATTTACAAACAAGAtatgaaaacattgaaaacagTGGTAATGGATTTGAATTTCTAGAGAATATTTCTATCATTAATAACATTGATGATTCAGTACcaactattttaaatgaatatcaa CTTGATACACATAGTGATGAATTAGAATCATTATCAAATTCATTTAAATGGAAAAACGACCcaactattttttcaaaaatagccCGTTATACTCCAGAGATGATaaatatgcttttaaaattGGGCCCATGTCAACCAAAAGCTAAAGATTTACCAAATTCTCAATTTCCCAAAGTTGGCAACAGATGCTTTCATGAAGCTTGGTATTATAGAAAGTTACCAGATGGAACAATGATGCATAGAGATTGGTTAACTTATTCTCCTGATATAAACCGAGTATTTTGCTTACATTGTATGTTATTCggaaaaaaaagtaagaaagcATGGGTATCAGATGGATTTTGTAAATTCCAAAATGGGTCTATATCCTTAATGGGTCATGAGACTACTGATGCACATGTAGAAGCTTCACTTAAAGTAAAAATGAGGGAATTAACGTTACCATTAATACCATCAATagttgaagaaaaaaagaagCAAGTAGCCCTCAATCGTGAAATAGTAGGACAGTTGATAGAAATTACTAAATATCTGGGATACCACTCATTGGCTTTTCGAGGTCATCGGGAACAATGGTCGAATATTAATAAAGGTAATTTCAAAGATTTGGTCGAGCTTATGGCAAAGTATTCTCCAGCTCTCTCAATTCATATTTCAAATCTTCAAATAAGCGGTAGAAAAGAACTTTCATTTATATCTTGGCAACGtcaaaatttacttataaatgctCTAGCGCAAGAAATATTagtcattattaaatttgaaatccaAAATGCTAAATTCTTCAGCATAAGTATAGATTCTACTTTTGATATATCGAAAAGAGAACAAGTTTCATTTGTGATTCGGTATACAAAAGaagaaaaagtatttgaaagacTTATTTCCATCAAAGAATCAATATTCACTACTGGGCAAGCTctttttgatttgtttataaaaGTCATGGAGTACTATCATTTGGACTGGAAAACTTTCTTAGTTGGACAGTCTTATGATGGAGCAGCCAGCATGCAAGGTAAATACAACGGGCTACAGACAAAAATCAAAGAGGTAAATCCTCAAGCAATATTTATTTGGTGTCATGCCCATAGACTTGACTTAATAATAACTTCTACAGTTGGTTCATGTCCTAAAGCTGTCGATTTATTTGGGAATATGGAGAAACTATTTACTTTCATCAGTGGTAGTAAGAAGCGAGTTTCTATGTATcgtgataaacaaaaaaaattatatccaaaTGCACGTGTAAAGgcattaaaaaaagttgaaaccACTAGATGGATGTCTCAAGCTTATGCTTTGACTACTGTGCTTGAAACACTGGATTCCATTTTAGAAACTTTAGAAGACATAAAAAGTTTCAAAGGACAGGTTGACTTTAAAACAGGTGCAGAATGTACAGGGCTACTTTGTTTTTTGcagtcttttaattttttattgacagcacatatttttaaaagagtGTTTGATTTTATTGAACCTGTTAGTAGAGCTTTACAAgcacataatattgatatacttatgGCTATTGAACTAATAaagaaaacagaaaaaaatattaaatatttgagatCAAGTGAAATGTTTTTCGACATTTATGAATCAGTAAGAAAATTTGCCAAagacaataattttgaatttgaactgACCTTACCAACAAGAAGACTTAGACGAGTTCCACGTCAACCCAGTGAATTGTCTAATGATGAACAAATAAATGATCATGTGATGGCTTATAAAGTAAAcacttattttgtaattattgatAAAGTATCATCAGAACTTCATAAAAG caatatgaaaaataaaagtatacctGTTGATGCATTTTCATCtatctgtaataattataacaaaatacttaataaagaAGATATTGTGCGTGAATATGAACaacttataaaatcaaatattaatttgatatcttTAGATAAAGATGTATCTGTAGTTTTAAATGCATTATCAGACGAGTCAGATTCAAGTAGTTCAAATTACTCTGTTGTTGAAAATGAATCTATTGATGATTctcaaagtattttgaaaacatatcaaatatttattaataaagggTTACTAAACATATTTCCAAATTTATTTAGTGTTCTTAAAATTGGTGTTACATTACCAATTTCCAGTGCATCGCCAGAAAGAactttttcaaaactaaaattaataaagacaAGACTTCGTTCTACCATGATCCAAGATCGCCTTGAAGATTTAATGATCATTTCCTGcgaatctaatataaaaactgataCTGACAAAATTATTGACAACTTTGCCATGAGGTCTTCTGTTTTAACAAAAGCTTtgacctattaa
- the LOC103310865 gene encoding piggyBac transposable element-derived protein 4-like, producing the protein MASRPKRLKVNDDTVRQLLDTDESGSSFSDFDDTDEDETYNPIITSDSDEQSETSDTEHSQDTILPVSNPGVQIWSNVTGNNQKQLVFNGFPGLKINISANATVWDCFNLFFTDDIIELIVIETNRNAEQFLSSNRISKSSRFTKWVPTDSKEIKLFSGLLIWMGLVEMPNLGSYWSTKHRYKNYVAQKTMSRNRFELLLRFWHFSDNKKAPEGDREVLAVDETMVPFRGRLLFRQYIPGKAHKYGVKLFKLCGTNGYTYNVQVYGGKSQVDGKGLGCRVVLDLSRRYLNMGRTMVTDNFYTSITLANELLSYDTHLVGTLRSNRVKLPEITKKKLSPGEIIGKENSDGIIVAKWRDKRDVTMLSTKHNIDMIDTGKKNKKKESIVKPKIIVDYNSGKAGIDLSDQLSSYSTAVRKSIRWYHKVATEILFGTAMVNALIVYNTINSDKKMKITQFRETLVDTILGLDNQGPQEVQQARVNSKHIFQETTEKCGRNRKIRKRCFHCYQSRTVIVGSKQASKEVKKITTFCAPCKSYTCISCFNLHHTN; encoded by the exons atggcGTCACGTCCAAAGAGACTTAAAGTAAATGACGATACGGTACGTCAATTATTAGATACTGATGAGAGTGGTAGTTCATTTAGTGATTTCGATGACACAGATGAAGACGAAACTTACAACCCAATTATAACTTCTGATTCAGATGAACAAAGTGAAACCAGCGATACCGAACATTCACAAGACACAATATTACCAGTTTCAAATCCTGGTGTTCAAATTTGGTCCAATGTAACAGGTAATAATCAAAAACAGCTAGTTTTTAATGGTTTTCcgggattaaaaattaatatatcagcTAATGCCACTGTTTGGgactgttttaatttatttttcactgatGACATTATTGAACTTATTGTTATTGAAACGAACAGAAACGCGGAACAGTTTTTATCAAGTAATAGAATTTCCAAGTCTAGCAGATTTACAAAATGGGTTCCTACAGATTCAAAAGAGATTAAATTGTTTTCGGGTTTATTAATATGGATGGGACTCGTTGAAATGCCAAATTTAGGTAGTTACTGGAGCACCAAACATAGATATAAAAACTATGTGGCACAAAAAACAATGTCTAGAAATCGCTTCGAATTACTTCTAAGATTTTGGCACTTTTCAGACAATAAAAAAGCCCCTGAAGGTGatc GTGAGGTATTGGCCGTCGATGAGACAATGGTACCTTTTCGTGGcagattattatttagacaaTATATACCGGGAAAAGCCCATAAGTACGgtgtaaaattgtttaaactttGCGGAACAAATGGTTATACTTATAACGTTCAAGTTTATGGAGGAAAGAGTCAAGTGGATGGAAAGGGATTGGGCTGTAGAGTTGTTCTAGATCTAAGTAGAAGATATTTAAACATGGGACGTACAATGGTCACGGATAATTTTTACACTTCAATTACACTTGCAAACGAACTTTTAAGTTATGATACACACCTAGTTGGAACTCTGCGATCAAATAGAGTAAAATTACccgaaataacaaaaaaaaagttaagtccCGGAGAAATAATCGGAAAGGAAAATTCAGACGGTATTATTGTTGCGAAATGGCGTGATAAAAGGGATGTAACTATGTTGtcaacaaaacataatattgatatgatTGACACaggaaaaaagaacaaaaaaaaagaatcgaTAGTTAAGCCTAAGATAATTGTCGACTACAACTCCGGAAAAGCGGGAATTGATCTATCGGATCAACTGTCTAGCTATAGTACAGCTGTTCGTAAGTCTATACGTTGGTACCATAAGGTGGCGACAGAAATACTGTTTGGAACTGCTATGGTAAATGCTTTAATAgtttacaatacaattaattcTGATAAAAAAATGAAGATAACACAATTTAGAGAAACATTAGTTGATACAATACTCGGATTAGACAATCAAGGGCCACAAGAAGTTCAACAAGCAAGAGTTAACAGCAAACACATATTCCAAGAAACAACAGAAAAATGTGGTAGAAACAGAAAAATCAGAAAGAGATGTTTCCACTGCTATCAAAGTAGAACAGTTATAGTTGGATCGAAACAGGCATCGAAGGAAGTAAAAAAGATCACTACATTCTGCGCACCATGTAAATCTTATACATGTATAAGTTGTTTTAATCTGCATCACACAAACTaa